From one Brachypodium distachyon strain Bd21 chromosome 4, Brachypodium_distachyon_v3.0, whole genome shotgun sequence genomic stretch:
- the LOC112272304 gene encoding uncharacterized protein LOC112272304, with translation MIFLGTLGLEVSGRCLTPAILDQPTSRKWPRSRRCPSRGAFVTSWRRWRAGRFMMRSHPRSEIGIPRSFRPPQLVTAPTFSKERTALWVAQLIGPYGGPEHRDYETKISEGGCHNIITRCFGKMVPVRQDPKLGRLLRVGDRYSRLATPSMLAVGSKLRDSCGKAKAGTAVLGLAVPVAPVPKIPRPSSGCKRKAPPTPSPSLDYSPADSADPVVGELRSPLRATLDLHMKGKIGLEQVLPPSSHEVEAFTRETGLWLRSDLVVELLTGASGAGVQVFSIGREHPEEDAPTSGARAAEPGVLEGDPPTQARDGVLPSTADGARDPFVTLELVRGLVEAMGALPTLKT, from the exons ATGATCTTCCTCGGCACTCTGGGGCTGGAGGTCTCAGGGAGGTGTCTCACACCGGCAATCCTCGATCAGCCGACCTCTAGAAagtggccaagatcaaggaggtgtccgtcgagaggagctttcgtgacctcatggaggagatggcgggcgggacgcttcatgatgaggagccatccgaggtccgagattgggatccctcgatctttccgtcctccacagcttgtcaccgcac CGACGTTTTCCAAGGAGAGGACGGCGTTGTGGGTCGCGCAGCTGATCGGTCCGTACGGCGGACCGGAGCACCGCGACTACGAGACCAAGATTAGCGAGGGGGGATGCCACAACATCATCACGAggtgcttcgggaagatggtgccggTGCGACAGGACCCGAAGCTTGGTCGCCTTCTCcgagtgggcgatcgctactcccgcttggctACACCATCGATGTTGGCGGTGGGGTCCAAGTTGCGGGACTCTTGcgggaaggcgaaggcgggAACGGCGGTGCTGGGCTTGGCGGTGCCTGTCGCGCCGGTTCCCAAGATACCTCGtccgtcgagtggatgcaagaggaaggctcccccgactccttctccttctcttgactacTCCCCGGCGGATTCGGCGGATCCTGTTGTGGGCGAGTTGAGGTCCCCCCTGAGGGCgaccttggacctgcacatgaaggggaagattggacttgagcaagttcttcctccttcaagtcatgaggttgaggctttcactcgcgAGACGGGGCTTTGGCTTCGGAGCGACTTAGTGGTGGAGTTGTTGACCGGAGCCAGCGGTGCGGGCGTCCaggtgttctccattggtcgcgagcatcctgaggaggatgctcctacctcgg GTGCGAGGGCCGCGGAGCCCGGGGTTCTTGAGGGCGATCCCCCGACTCAAGCAAGGGATGGAGTGCTTCCGTCGACCGCGGATGGAGCGAGAGACCCTTtcgtgacactggagctg gtgaggggtttggtcgaggccATGGGCGCCCTTCCTACCCTTAAGACttag
- the LOC100829337 gene encoding zinc finger protein ZIC 2, giving the protein MEDDSCRRAGAVPFKWEVCPGTPKHTRSASSAAVVAAPNNRLTPPPSMASSPAPYYHHHRHHLHSSASSPRIIPSSPARSASLSPSRRRPYAAPRRAPPAAFLDAAPRATAPVAECQTTAAAFGCFPLIPMLRRKGSKKGGFGSSSSGSSGSGSSSSGSSFRSDGGGGMGMRRSVSISSGSLPLPPGRRFAAAEARAEVDAATGRGWFY; this is encoded by the coding sequence ATGGAGGATGACTCGTGCAGGAGGGCGGGGGCGGTGCCGTTCAAGTGGGAGGTGTGCCCGGGGACGCCCAAGCACACGCGGAGCGCGAGTAGCGCGGCGGTCGTGGCGGCGCCCAACAACAGgctgacgccgccgccgtccatggCGTCCTCGCCTGCGCCCTactaccaccaccaccgccaccatctCCACTCCTCGGCTTCCTCGCCTCGTATTATCCCTTCCTCACCAGCACGGTCGGCCTCGCTGTCgccgtcccgccgccgcccgtacgccgcgccccgccgcgcgccgcccgccgccttcctcgaCGCCGCGCCCCGGGCGACGGCCCCGGTGGCGGAGTGTcagacgacggcggcggcgttcgggTGCTTCCCGCTGATCCCGATGCTGCGGAGGAAGGGGAGCAAGAAAGGCGGATTTGGGTCGAGCAGCTCTGGATCTTCCGGATCCGGGTCGAGTTCGTCCGGGAGCAGCTTCAGATCGGACGGAGGCGGGGGGATGGGGATGCGGCGGTCGGTGTCGATCTCGTCGGGCTcgttgccgctgccgcctggGAGGAGGTTTGCGGCCGCCGAGGCcagggcggaggtggacgccGCCACTGGCCGTGGATGGTTCTATTGA